Proteins from a single region of Amycolatopsis sp. CA-230715:
- a CDS encoding MFS transporter: MTDQSHTMAAAVASKHPRTGRQGLALAALAAAQFMVVLDSSIVNVALPSIRAGLGLGPAELSWVVDGYLVAFGGLLLLGGRLADVFRRRGVFVAGLAVFVAASAACAFAPTGPVLIGARLAQGAGGAVMAPAALSIVMALFPDGAGRAKALGVWGGVSGAGGIAGVLLGGVLSQTLGWPWIFLINAPMGLLVAVVVLRTVRPFPAVGGTFDIGGAATVTLAMASIAYGLVSGAHTGWTAGATLGALVLGVLALAVFLSVERRVARPLVPLRVFTRAPLVTANAIMTLLGAVSVGMFYFLPQYQQIVLGMSPVATSLTQVPIAVAITVGGLLAPRIAAVVGSRAALTAALVSLTAGLAWLALGPGPAYAALVGPFLLIGAGIGVGLVYVTTLAVADSAPGEAGLVSGLVNTTRQMGGALGLATLVAVATGTGPVPHFATAFATAAGFAALALLLSWAPALRKQ; this comes from the coding sequence GTGACTGATCAATCACACACTATGGCGGCGGCGGTCGCCTCGAAGCACCCGCGCACGGGCCGCCAGGGGCTCGCGCTCGCCGCGCTGGCCGCGGCGCAGTTCATGGTCGTGCTGGATTCGTCGATCGTGAACGTCGCGCTGCCATCCATCCGCGCCGGTCTCGGCCTCGGGCCGGCCGAGCTGTCGTGGGTGGTGGACGGCTACCTCGTCGCGTTCGGCGGTTTGCTGTTGCTGGGCGGTCGGCTCGCCGACGTGTTCCGCCGCCGCGGGGTGTTCGTCGCGGGGCTCGCCGTGTTCGTGGCGGCATCAGCCGCGTGCGCGTTCGCTCCGACCGGGCCGGTCCTGATCGGCGCGCGGCTCGCGCAGGGAGCGGGCGGGGCCGTCATGGCACCGGCGGCGTTGTCCATCGTGATGGCCCTGTTTCCCGACGGCGCCGGGCGTGCCAAGGCGCTGGGTGTCTGGGGCGGGGTCTCCGGTGCGGGCGGCATCGCGGGTGTCCTGCTCGGCGGCGTGCTGAGCCAGACACTGGGCTGGCCGTGGATCTTCCTGATCAACGCACCGATGGGGCTGCTGGTCGCCGTGGTGGTGCTTCGGACGGTGCGGCCGTTCCCGGCCGTGGGCGGCACGTTCGACATCGGCGGCGCCGCCACCGTCACGCTCGCCATGGCGAGCATCGCCTACGGCCTGGTCAGCGGTGCGCATACCGGCTGGACGGCCGGTGCCACCCTCGGCGCGCTCGTGCTCGGCGTGCTCGCGTTGGCCGTTTTCCTCTCCGTCGAGCGGCGCGTCGCCCGGCCGCTGGTGCCGCTGCGGGTGTTCACCCGCGCTCCGCTGGTCACGGCCAACGCGATCATGACGCTGCTCGGCGCCGTCAGCGTCGGCATGTTCTACTTCCTGCCCCAGTACCAGCAGATCGTGTTGGGCATGAGCCCGGTGGCGACCAGCCTCACCCAGGTGCCGATCGCGGTGGCGATCACCGTCGGCGGGCTGCTGGCGCCGAGGATCGCCGCGGTCGTGGGCTCCCGCGCCGCGCTCACCGCCGCCCTCGTGTCCTTGACCGCCGGGCTCGCGTGGCTGGCGCTGGGGCCCGGCCCGGCCTATGCCGCGCTGGTGGGGCCGTTCCTGTTGATCGGCGCGGGAATCGGGGTCGGTCTCGTGTACGTCACCACCCTCGCGGTCGCCGATTCCGCGCCGGGTGAAGCCGGGCTCGTCAGCGGCCTGGTCAACACCACGCGCCAGATGGGCGGTGCGCTCGGCCTGGCGACGCTGGTCGCCGTCGCGACCGGCACCGGTCCCGTCCCGCACTTCGCCACCGCTTTCGCCACCGCGGCCGGATTCGCCGCCCTGGCGTTGCTGCTGTCCTGGGCACCCGCCCTCCGCAAGCAGTGA
- a CDS encoding TetR/AcrR family transcriptional regulator, protein MSKALSKAEQRRASVVTAAVEVFAKSGYRGTPVAEVAAAAGISPAYVFRLFPTKQDLFVAATSACFDRILDTLRAAVDQLPAASPGRVLATMADAYAALITDRELIMLQVHALAASDEPAIREALRGDQARLVDYVTSRSRAAQPDIQAFFARGQLCHLAAALGIEDSAETWALQLTEGLLHYSDATG, encoded by the coding sequence ATGAGCAAGGCGTTGTCGAAGGCGGAGCAGCGGCGGGCGAGCGTCGTCACCGCGGCGGTCGAAGTGTTCGCGAAGTCCGGTTATCGGGGCACGCCGGTGGCCGAAGTGGCGGCGGCAGCGGGAATTTCCCCCGCCTACGTGTTCCGGCTGTTCCCGACGAAACAGGACCTGTTCGTCGCCGCGACGAGCGCGTGCTTCGACCGGATCCTCGACACGCTGCGGGCCGCCGTCGACCAGCTGCCCGCCGCCAGCCCCGGACGCGTGCTCGCCACGATGGCTGACGCCTACGCCGCGTTGATCACGGACCGCGAGCTGATCATGCTCCAGGTCCACGCGCTGGCCGCCAGCGACGAACCGGCGATCCGGGAAGCCCTGCGCGGCGACCAGGCCCGCCTTGTCGACTACGTGACCAGCCGCTCCCGGGCCGCGCAACCCGACATCCAGGCGTTCTTCGCCCGCGGGCAGCTGTGTCACCTGGCTGCCGCCCTCGGCATCGAGGACTCGGCCGAGACCTGGGCGCTCCAGCTCACCGAAGGGCTCCTGCACTACTCGGACGCGACCGGATAG
- a CDS encoding SRPBCC family protein: MSEDLYTPQIPDNLNIRFVENRIVINRPAQEVYDWVTTWSNLPKWLPMALGTEVQRGTEGVPAEMGDVLLETIQPELNEKPKLYTVVARVPGKLWTVVGRDVYDDGTLAPAMHAIATFTTFDLGDGTTLFCRLFERLIPDTEPPGPHPVEDPARIQPGLELIKAHVEGTAG, encoded by the coding sequence ATGTCGGAAGACCTGTACACGCCCCAGATCCCGGACAACCTGAACATCCGGTTCGTCGAAAACCGCATCGTCATCAACCGTCCAGCACAGGAGGTGTACGACTGGGTGACCACCTGGTCGAACCTGCCGAAATGGCTGCCGATGGCCCTCGGCACCGAGGTACAGCGCGGCACGGAGGGCGTCCCCGCCGAAATGGGCGACGTGCTGCTCGAAACCATCCAACCCGAGCTGAACGAAAAGCCGAAGCTCTACACCGTGGTCGCACGGGTCCCCGGAAAACTGTGGACGGTGGTCGGCCGGGACGTGTACGACGACGGCACCCTCGCCCCCGCGATGCACGCGATCGCCACCTTCACCACCTTCGACCTCGGCGACGGAACGACCCTGTTCTGCCGCCTGTTCGAGCGGCTGATCCCGGACACCGAACCGCCCGGACCGCACCCGGTCGAAGACCCGGCCCGCATCCAGCCGGGGCTGGAACTGATCAAGGCACACGTCGAGGGCACGGCTGGGTGA
- a CDS encoding VOC family protein codes for MGMHRLTRVTMGVPNVADTVAYYTDFGLTHRGDGTFTTLEGGEQLRVRYAPYRQLLELGVGVDDADDIARIASRLDRLGVAGGTDGTAVTAIEPVSGFTVRVETAPRITQQPVLATPYNGPGRIERFGRAPGVLRDDPIRPKKLGHCVVGTTDLEATMRFFTDGLGFKVSDYIGDKGAFMRCSVDHHNVLALAAPVNFLHHTSWQVDDIDDVGRGAKAMLEGNPDRHVWGLGRHHAGSNFFWYLKDPAGNFSEYYADMDCIPEDELWTPEVFEGTQGLFSWGPPPPPSFLEPDDLAALMTGQHHTG; via the coding sequence ATGGGCATGCACCGGCTCACCCGGGTCACGATGGGTGTCCCGAACGTCGCGGACACCGTCGCCTACTACACCGATTTCGGCCTCACCCACCGCGGCGACGGAACCTTCACCACCCTCGAAGGCGGAGAACAACTGCGGGTCCGGTACGCCCCGTACCGCCAGTTGCTCGAACTCGGGGTGGGGGTCGACGACGCCGACGACATCGCGCGGATCGCGTCGCGGCTGGACCGCCTCGGCGTGGCCGGTGGCACGGACGGCACCGCGGTCACCGCGATCGAGCCGGTTTCCGGGTTCACCGTCCGCGTCGAGACCGCGCCGCGGATCACCCAGCAGCCCGTCCTTGCCACGCCGTACAACGGGCCCGGCCGGATCGAACGGTTCGGCCGCGCGCCCGGGGTGCTGCGCGACGACCCGATCCGGCCCAAGAAACTCGGGCACTGCGTGGTGGGCACCACCGATCTCGAAGCCACCATGCGGTTCTTCACCGACGGGCTCGGGTTCAAGGTCAGCGACTACATCGGGGACAAAGGCGCCTTCATGCGCTGCTCGGTCGATCACCACAACGTGCTGGCGCTCGCGGCACCGGTCAACTTCCTGCACCACACCTCCTGGCAGGTCGACGACATCGACGACGTCGGCCGCGGTGCGAAGGCGATGCTGGAAGGCAATCCCGACCGGCACGTCTGGGGACTCGGCAGGCACCACGCTGGCTCCAACTTCTTCTGGTACCTCAAAGATCCGGCAGGGAACTTCAGCGAGTACTACGCCGACATGGACTGCATCCCCGAGGACGAGCTCTGGACCCCGGAAGTCTTCGAAGGCACACAAGGCCTGTTCAGCTGGGGCCCGCCCCCGCCGCCGTCGTTCCTGGAACCGGACGACCTCGCCGCACTCATGACCGGACAGCACCACACCGGATAA
- a CDS encoding fumarylacetoacetate hydrolase family protein, with amino-acid sequence MKLANVDGRAVLLTADDKGIEVETASGGEFGPGLMSVYENWDGFRAWAEQPSAAPGVVFTRGQLGPPSPAPRQIVAIGLNYATHAAESGFAAPDGLPPTFTKFVSALAGPDVEVVLPAGGDVDWEVELVAVIGRTASHVAESEAWAHVAGVTIGQDLSERIAQLAGPAPQFSLGKSYPNFAPVGPWLVTPDELADRDDLALGCAVDGETVQDGRTRELIFPVARLVSELSRVITLFPGDLVFTGTPAGVGLGRTPKRFLRAGEQLVSWIEGIGEMRQTFVAAQGN; translated from the coding sequence ATGAAACTGGCCAATGTGGACGGTCGCGCGGTGCTGCTGACCGCAGACGACAAAGGAATAGAAGTCGAGACGGCGTCGGGTGGCGAGTTCGGCCCCGGCCTGATGTCGGTGTACGAGAACTGGGACGGGTTCCGGGCCTGGGCGGAACAGCCATCGGCCGCGCCCGGCGTCGTCTTCACTCGCGGGCAGCTCGGTCCGCCCTCGCCTGCGCCGCGGCAGATCGTCGCGATCGGACTGAACTACGCGACCCACGCCGCCGAGTCCGGTTTCGCCGCACCGGACGGGCTTCCGCCGACGTTCACCAAGTTCGTGTCCGCGCTGGCCGGTCCCGACGTGGAAGTCGTGCTGCCCGCCGGTGGCGACGTGGACTGGGAGGTGGAACTGGTCGCGGTCATTGGCCGGACCGCGAGTCACGTCGCGGAGTCCGAGGCGTGGGCGCACGTCGCCGGGGTGACGATCGGACAGGACCTCTCCGAGCGCATCGCGCAGCTCGCCGGTCCCGCCCCGCAGTTCAGCCTCGGCAAGTCGTACCCGAACTTCGCACCGGTCGGGCCGTGGCTGGTCACGCCGGACGAGCTGGCGGACCGGGACGATCTGGCGCTCGGCTGCGCGGTCGACGGCGAGACCGTGCAGGACGGGCGCACCCGTGAACTGATCTTCCCGGTCGCCAGGCTGGTTTCCGAGCTGTCGCGGGTCATCACCCTGTTCCCGGGCGACCTCGTCTTCACCGGGACCCCGGCGGGGGTGGGCCTCGGCCGCACGCCGAAACGGTTCCTGCGGGCCGGGGAGCAGCTCGTCAGCTGGATCGAAGGCATCGGTGAGATGCGCCAGACTTTCGTTGCCGCACAGGGGAACTGA
- a CDS encoding amidohydrolase family protein has product MLANTRRRPTVFRGGTVLTMDSGRTVLEGHDVLVVDGRIAAIGVDLVVPDGADEIDARGGIVMPGMVDTHRHMWQTATRGYGADWTLAQYFVWFYLNWGKKFRPEDIHAGNLLGALEAIDAGVTTCVDWSHGLQTIDHADAAVDALASVPGRYVLAYGNIQDAPANWTGTPEFREFFARRSGDLEGFQIAFDVTGDPSFPERPAFEVARELDLAVTTHAGVWGATGDDAVRLIHEHGYGEARTVYVHAATLSADSYARIAATGGSVSVSTESEQSAGQGYPATATLRAHGIPVSLSLDSCVLCSGDLFSAMRTTLGADRAYEHLQAHARGETVTHASLHADQVVEWATRGGARAIGRDGEIGGVEVGKKADLVLVRNDDSPAMTPLLNPHGHVVLHAQRADVDTVLVDGRIVKRDHRLVGVDLAGARRAVEATVDYLRAELGERAWREGMNPDIPETKVLDNPYTYTDYRSAATHGAPVSHP; this is encoded by the coding sequence ATGCTCGCGAACACCCGCCGCCGTCCGACCGTCTTCCGAGGCGGGACGGTGCTCACGATGGATTCCGGCCGCACGGTTCTCGAAGGCCACGACGTGCTCGTGGTCGACGGCAGGATCGCCGCCATCGGTGTCGATCTCGTCGTTCCCGACGGCGCCGACGAGATCGACGCCCGTGGCGGCATCGTCATGCCGGGGATGGTCGACACCCACCGGCACATGTGGCAGACCGCGACCCGCGGGTACGGCGCCGACTGGACGCTCGCGCAGTACTTCGTGTGGTTCTACCTGAACTGGGGCAAGAAGTTCCGGCCGGAGGACATCCACGCCGGGAACCTGCTGGGGGCGCTGGAGGCGATCGACGCCGGGGTCACCACCTGCGTGGACTGGTCGCACGGCCTGCAGACGATCGACCACGCCGACGCCGCGGTCGACGCGCTCGCCTCGGTGCCGGGGAGGTACGTGCTGGCCTACGGCAACATCCAGGACGCGCCAGCGAACTGGACGGGCACCCCCGAGTTCCGCGAGTTCTTCGCACGCCGGTCCGGCGATCTCGAGGGCTTCCAGATCGCCTTCGACGTCACCGGCGATCCGAGCTTTCCCGAGCGGCCCGCATTCGAGGTCGCCCGAGAGCTCGACCTGGCGGTGACCACGCACGCCGGAGTCTGGGGCGCGACGGGTGACGACGCCGTGCGACTGATCCATGAGCACGGCTACGGCGAGGCCAGGACGGTGTACGTGCACGCCGCGACGCTCTCGGCGGACTCCTACGCCCGAATCGCGGCGACCGGCGGATCGGTGTCGGTGTCCACGGAAAGCGAGCAGAGCGCCGGGCAGGGGTACCCGGCGACGGCCACCCTGCGAGCCCACGGCATCCCGGTGTCGCTGTCGCTGGACAGCTGCGTGCTCTGCAGCGGTGACCTGTTCTCCGCCATGCGCACGACGCTGGGTGCCGACCGCGCGTACGAACACCTCCAGGCGCACGCTCGCGGTGAGACGGTCACCCATGCCTCCCTGCACGCCGACCAGGTCGTCGAATGGGCCACCCGGGGTGGCGCGCGGGCGATCGGGCGGGACGGCGAGATCGGCGGCGTGGAGGTCGGGAAGAAGGCGGACCTCGTGCTCGTCCGCAACGACGACTCGCCCGCGATGACGCCGCTGCTGAACCCGCACGGACACGTCGTCCTCCACGCTCAGCGCGCTGACGTCGACACGGTCCTGGTCGACGGGCGGATCGTGAAGCGCGATCACCGCCTGGTCGGTGTCGATCTGGCCGGTGCGCGTCGTGCGGTCGAGGCCACGGTCGACTACCTGCGCGCCGAACTCGGTGAGCGGGCCTGGCGCGAGGGCATGAACCCGGACATCCCCGAGACCAAGGTTCTCGACAACCCCTACACCTACACCGACTACCGGTCAGCGGCCACGCACGGTGCCCCCGTTTCCCATCCCTGA
- a CDS encoding GntR family transcriptional regulator — protein sequence MTKSGGATRTDGIHQALRGDILAGRLAPGDRLKFPDLADRYKVSVGATREALTRLVAEGLVVARPHQGYLVRPLSHQDLAELTQARAEIESLVLRLSVADGDVRWESDVVAAHHILERAPYRDPADPDHLADEWSRAHAAFHQALLAGCGNRRLVDTALSLRQEAELYRQWSVSLGNEPGRDVAAEHRALVDAVLARDANHAQELLRDHITHTTRLLISCAPDQPNQPAG from the coding sequence ATGACCAAGAGCGGCGGGGCGACCCGCACCGACGGCATCCACCAGGCGTTGCGGGGCGACATCCTCGCCGGTCGGCTGGCGCCGGGCGACCGGCTCAAGTTCCCGGACCTGGCCGACCGCTACAAGGTGAGCGTCGGCGCCACCCGAGAGGCGCTGACGAGACTGGTCGCCGAGGGACTGGTGGTGGCGAGGCCGCATCAGGGCTATCTGGTCCGGCCGCTTTCGCATCAGGACCTGGCCGAGCTGACGCAGGCGCGGGCGGAGATCGAATCACTGGTCCTCCGCCTGTCGGTGGCCGACGGCGACGTGCGCTGGGAGTCCGATGTCGTTGCGGCGCACCACATCCTGGAGCGCGCGCCGTACCGCGACCCGGCGGATCCGGACCACCTGGCCGACGAGTGGTCGCGGGCGCACGCGGCCTTCCACCAGGCACTGCTGGCGGGCTGTGGCAACCGGCGGCTGGTCGACACGGCACTGTCGTTGCGGCAGGAGGCCGAGCTGTACCGGCAGTGGTCGGTGTCCCTCGGCAACGAACCCGGCCGCGACGTCGCCGCCGAGCATCGAGCACTGGTCGACGCCGTTCTCGCACGCGACGCCAACCACGCGCAGGAACTGCTGCGCGACCACATCACGCACACCACCCGGCTGCTGATCAGCTGCGCGCCCGACCAGCCCAACCAACCGGCCGGGTGA
- a CDS encoding SDR family oxidoreductase, producing the protein MRVFVTGGTGLIGSAVVAELLANDHTVLALARSDASALAAKTAGAEPIRGALADSDVLRDGVAKADGVIHLAFANDFSSPEALAKAVAEESAALATLGEELVGSDRPLVTVSGTPAVPGRAATEADPLPTGGPVGGRSVAVTAALGLASRGVRSASVRLPRTVHNDGTGGFAGLLTGNARRTGISGYPGDGAQRWPAVHALDAAVLFRLVLERAPAGTAWHAVSDEGDRLRDIAEVIGRRLGLPVESVPEETYGPLGPIFATDQPASSAHTRQALGWEPKHPRLLEDLEKIQP; encoded by the coding sequence ATGCGCGTTTTCGTCACCGGCGGCACCGGCCTGATCGGGTCCGCCGTCGTCGCCGAACTGCTCGCCAACGACCACACCGTCCTCGCCCTCGCCCGTTCCGACGCCTCCGCGCTGGCGGCGAAGACGGCGGGCGCCGAGCCGATCCGGGGCGCGCTCGCCGACTCCGACGTCCTCCGCGACGGCGTCGCCAAGGCGGACGGGGTGATCCACCTGGCCTTCGCCAACGACTTCAGCAGTCCCGAAGCGCTGGCCAAGGCCGTTGCCGAGGAAAGCGCCGCGCTCGCGACCCTCGGCGAGGAACTCGTCGGCAGCGATCGTCCCCTGGTCACCGTCTCGGGTACGCCGGCCGTGCCGGGCCGCGCCGCCACCGAGGCCGATCCGCTGCCGACCGGCGGGCCGGTCGGTGGCCGCAGCGTCGCGGTCACCGCCGCGCTGGGCTTGGCCTCGCGCGGAGTCCGGAGCGCGTCCGTGCGCCTGCCCCGCACGGTGCACAACGACGGCACGGGCGGATTCGCCGGTCTGCTGACCGGAAACGCGCGCCGGACGGGGATTTCCGGCTACCCGGGTGACGGCGCGCAGCGCTGGCCCGCCGTGCACGCGCTCGACGCGGCGGTCCTCTTCCGGCTCGTTCTCGAGCGGGCGCCCGCCGGGACCGCCTGGCACGCCGTGTCCGACGAAGGCGACCGGCTGCGCGACATCGCCGAGGTCATCGGCAGGCGGCTTGGCCTGCCGGTCGAGTCCGTGCCGGAGGAGACCTACGGCCCGCTCGGCCCGATCTTCGCGACCGACCAGCCCGCGTCCAGCGCGCACACCCGGCAGGCGCTCGGCTGGGAGCCGAAGCACCCGCGGCTGCTGGAAGACCTGGAAAAGATCCAGCCCTGA
- a CDS encoding VOC family protein, with the protein MAVRRMDNVLLVVEDLDAAIAFFQELGLELDGKNVVEGPWVGAVLGLDEVRADIAVVKTPDGHGRVELSKFHTPVAADAGPKAVNSPGFSRMMFAVDDIEDVLARLRSHGAELVGEVVRYQDYCLLCYVRGPGGFIVGLAEELG; encoded by the coding sequence ATGGCAGTCCGGCGGATGGACAACGTCCTCCTCGTCGTCGAAGACCTCGACGCCGCGATCGCTTTCTTCCAGGAACTGGGCCTGGAACTCGACGGGAAGAACGTGGTCGAGGGCCCGTGGGTGGGTGCGGTCCTCGGGCTGGACGAGGTCAGGGCGGACATCGCCGTGGTGAAGACCCCGGACGGCCACGGGCGTGTGGAGCTGTCGAAGTTCCACACGCCGGTGGCCGCCGATGCCGGGCCGAAGGCGGTGAACAGCCCAGGCTTCAGCCGCATGATGTTCGCCGTCGACGACATCGAGGACGTGCTGGCCCGCCTGCGCTCGCACGGCGCCGAGCTCGTCGGTGAAGTGGTTCGCTACCAGGACTACTGCCTGCTCTGCTACGTCCGCGGCCCCGGCGGCTTCATCGTCGGGCTCGCAGAGGAACTCGGCTGA
- a CDS encoding cysteine dioxygenase family protein — protein sequence MATASDLRSRPGLADLIDQIRLRTKESADAVATARRVADVLLALNPTARLLTSAERAGSADGYTRHTLHAEPGFSISAVVWRPGQATEIHDHLVWCSFLVLQGTETESIFDIDGDRLVRIGRRERPAGSVSGVAPPDDIHQVHNTGDEVAITLHVYGADLSQGTSVRRTYQLRT from the coding sequence ATGGCCACCGCATCCGACCTCCGATCGAGACCCGGCCTCGCGGACCTGATCGACCAAATCCGCTTACGCACCAAGGAAAGCGCCGATGCCGTCGCCACCGCGCGACGCGTCGCCGACGTCCTCCTCGCGCTGAACCCGACCGCGCGCCTGCTCACCTCGGCGGAACGCGCGGGATCCGCCGACGGGTACACGCGCCACACGCTGCACGCCGAGCCCGGTTTCTCGATCTCCGCCGTGGTGTGGCGGCCCGGCCAGGCCACCGAGATCCACGACCACCTCGTGTGGTGCTCTTTCCTTGTCCTGCAAGGAACCGAGACGGAAAGCATCTTCGACATCGACGGCGACCGGCTGGTGCGGATCGGGCGGCGGGAGCGCCCCGCCGGCTCGGTCAGCGGCGTCGCGCCGCCCGACGACATCCACCAGGTGCACAACACCGGCGACGAGGTCGCCATCACCCTGCACGTCTACGGCGCGGATCTCAGCCAGGGCACCAGCGTGCGCCGCACCTACCAGTTGCGCACCTGA
- a CDS encoding LysR family transcriptional regulator, giving the protein MLSLAQLTVLAAVARHGSVTEAAKELHYTQPAVSHHLARLETATGAKLVQRVGRGIRLTPEGELLAARASEIVGRVDAASTELAARVGLRAGRVRMAGFQSILSTVVPEAAAALARAHPGIELGLVDEHPVEALRLLRAGRIDVALIFRYADTPREDDGLRLVHLFDDPMYLVTYEPGQRITDHRESTWIGGCARCQDELLTICRRAGFAPRISLVSDDMVVMQALVAARMGVTTLPGLALHAHRAPGIHTTELPEHPRQIYAVTYGDPPDPPATTALIDAIQASIR; this is encoded by the coding sequence ATGCTGAGCCTGGCCCAACTCACCGTGCTGGCCGCGGTCGCCCGGCACGGCTCGGTGACCGAAGCGGCGAAGGAACTGCACTACACCCAGCCCGCGGTGAGCCACCACCTCGCGCGGCTGGAAACGGCCACCGGCGCGAAACTGGTCCAACGGGTCGGCCGCGGCATCCGGCTCACCCCCGAAGGAGAGCTGCTGGCCGCCCGCGCCAGCGAAATCGTCGGCCGCGTCGATGCCGCGTCGACCGAACTGGCCGCGCGGGTCGGCTTGCGGGCGGGGCGGGTGCGGATGGCCGGGTTCCAGTCGATCCTGAGCACCGTCGTCCCCGAGGCGGCCGCCGCGCTGGCCCGCGCGCATCCCGGGATCGAGCTGGGACTCGTCGACGAACACCCGGTCGAAGCACTGCGCCTGCTGCGCGCGGGCCGCATCGACGTCGCGCTGATCTTCCGGTACGCCGACACCCCGCGCGAGGACGACGGGCTCCGGCTGGTCCACCTCTTCGACGACCCGATGTACCTGGTCACCTACGAGCCGGGGCAGAGGATCACCGACCACCGCGAATCCACCTGGATCGGCGGGTGCGCGCGGTGCCAGGACGAGCTGCTCACGATCTGCCGCCGCGCGGGTTTCGCGCCGCGCATCTCGTTGGTCAGCGACGACATGGTGGTGATGCAGGCACTCGTCGCCGCGCGCATGGGCGTCACCACACTGCCGGGGCTCGCCCTCCACGCGCACCGGGCGCCCGGCATCCACACCACCGAACTCCCCGAGCACCCCCGCCAGATCTACGCCGTCACCTACGGCGACCCGCCCGATCCGCCCGCCACCACCGCGCTCATCGACGCCATCCAGGCCAGCATCCGCTAG
- a CDS encoding SDR family NAD(P)-dependent oxidoreductase — MTNTHKAIAVFGAGPGVGRAVARRYGKAGYEVVLVARRHGPLDEFAGELTAQGVTAHVVTGDLSDTERVPDLAARIRAKVGDPAAVYYGPATDPDFVAAADLRAERLRALMPMTLYTLVELVREFLPAMLDRGDGAILSAQGAAAVHGLPNMSGWTPALAAQRHYLQSLAAEVADRGVYVGMLYIGARILGTPYEARFQELRAAGEPVLDLPAADPGELAELLWTMHGDRKPEEKVVPEGLFDR; from the coding sequence ATGACCAACACGCACAAAGCCATCGCGGTGTTCGGAGCCGGTCCCGGTGTGGGCAGGGCGGTCGCCCGCCGGTACGGGAAAGCCGGGTACGAAGTCGTCCTCGTCGCGCGCCGCCACGGCCCATTGGACGAGTTCGCCGGGGAGCTGACCGCACAGGGCGTCACCGCGCACGTAGTGACGGGCGATCTTTCCGACACCGAACGCGTTCCCGATCTCGCCGCCCGGATCCGCGCGAAGGTCGGCGATCCCGCGGCTGTCTACTATGGACCCGCCACGGACCCGGATTTCGTCGCCGCCGCCGACCTGCGCGCCGAGCGGCTGCGCGCGCTGATGCCGATGACGCTCTACACCCTGGTCGAGCTGGTCCGCGAATTCCTCCCCGCCATGCTCGACCGTGGCGACGGCGCGATCCTCAGCGCGCAGGGCGCCGCCGCCGTCCACGGGCTCCCGAACATGAGCGGCTGGACGCCCGCGCTGGCCGCCCAGCGCCACTACCTCCAGTCCCTCGCGGCCGAGGTCGCCGACCGGGGCGTGTACGTCGGCATGCTCTACATCGGCGCGCGCATCCTCGGAACCCCTTACGAGGCACGGTTCCAGGAACTGCGCGCGGCGGGCGAGCCGGTGCTCGACCTGCCCGCCGCCGATCCCGGCGAGCTGGCCGAACTGCTGTGGACTATGCACGGCGACCGGAAGCCCGAGGAAAAGGTCGTCCCGGAAGGGCTTTTCGACCGCTGA